The DNA segment CAATACCGAATCAAGTTGATCTGCAAACTCGACAGCATTCGTCGATACCGCTTTTGCACCAAACGAACCCAGTTCTTCTAGTGCTTGTGCATTTAGGTCAAAACCATAGACATCAAGGCCAGCACGTACACACGATTTCGCTGCACCCATTCCCATTGAACCTAAACCGATCACTCCGACAGATTGAACTTCACTCATAATATCAATGCCTTCTTGGTAATTTCGTACATTTTAATTTTGTTAATTATTGTTTATGTTTGTGATTATATGTGAAGCATCTGCCGATGACTTAGTGACAAGTCACATCCTTAACAAAACTTAACACGCGAACTCAATTTAGCCCTTTAGAGGCAGCACAAATTCACGTAAAAGGCAGCTATCACACTTTAAAGCCCAAAAAGGCAACATAAGTTCACAGATCTTCACAAACAAGGTAAAGGTTGTTAGGATTATGAAAAACAAGAACATAGAAGAAAACCATGATTCCAGCAGAGCGTCAGAGAACCATTTTGTCACTGTTATCACACCAAGAAGTGATTAGTATTTCTGAGTTAGTCGAACAGCTCGACGTGTCACACATGACCATTCGTCGAGACATAGTAAAGCTGGAAGCTTCTGGAAAAGTCGTTTCAGTATCTGGAGGGGTCCAATTAGCTCAAGCCTTGCATCGCGAGCTGTCTCATGATGCTAAAGTAGAACAGCAAGCAAACGAAAAGGTCCAAATTGGTAAGCTTGCTGCCCAACTTATCGAAAAAGATGCCACTGTCTATTTAGATGCTGGAACGACCTCATTGGAAATCGCCCATCAGTTAGCAACACGTGAAGATCTGTTAATCATCACCAATGACTTCTCAATCGCGGCTTATTTAATGAACCACTCACCATGCGAGATTTATCATACAGGTGGTAAAGTCGATCGAGAGAACCAATCGAGCATTGGGGGCAAAGTAGCTGAGTTCTTGGCAGGGATTAATATTGATATTGCGTTTATTTCCTCTTCTTCTTGGAGCTTAAAAGGCTTATCGACACCAAACGAAAATAAAGTATTAGTGAAAAAGGCGATTGTAAAATCAGCCCAAACCAATTACTTGATCTCGGATTCCACCAAATATGGTCGAGTAGCAAGCTTTCACGCACTTGATATGGAGTCACTTGATGGTGTCATTACCGATACCAATCTCCCAAGCAGCGTAATTGAAGAGTTAAATGACAAAGGTATTGAAGTAATTAACGCTCCGGCATAATGGTCATCAAATAATTGGATGTGCGAGCCTTTAATGGCTCGGCTATCTACCCAACCAGTTTTCTTTTTCTTCTGTAGAACACCTAAACGATCTGGGCCCCCTCATAAACATACTGTGATTTCCGGTACCCAATCTCACCTTTACACTGTGAATATTGCAACTCTGTTTGGATAGGTTAGGCTCTCTGTCTAATATCAAAACAAGGCCAGACAGGCGAGCAAAGCAATGAAAGTTGACTATCACAAACGGCTGATTCCCGTTATCCGTTATCTAGAAAAACGCTTTAACGAGCCATTGAACCTGCCAGAAGTCGCGGCGTTAGCCAACTTTTCACCCTACCATTTTCATCGTACTTTTAAGGCCGTTCAAGGCGAGACGCTTGCTGATTTCATCAGACGATTGAGACTCGAAGCTGCAGCCAATGATCTCTTCAAATCCAAACAACCTATTATTAACGTCGCATTGGATTATGGCTTTTCGTCGTCTCAGAGCTTTGCCAAGGCATTCAAACAACATTTCGGTGTAACACCGAGTGCATTTCGCGATTGCGAAGATTACCAAGCGTTCAGCGAACTAACTCGAAATAGCAAGATTGGACACTCGTTGCGCAAGAATGGAAACGATGCAACTGACGGCAATTCATATACTAACTCCGAACTTTCAACATGGAGTATGACAATGAAAACACAACAATTTGAAGCATCAAAACTGGCGTATGTACGAGTGACAGGCCCCTATGGACAAGGCTATGAAGAGCCAAGCGGTCGTCTTTATCAATGGGCAGAAATGAAAGGACTAGCGAGTAATAGTTGCATCTTTATCTATCATGACAATCCAGAAATCACTCCAACAGATAAGTGCCGAACAGACATCTGCTTGATGGTTTCAGACGACACTGAAGTGCCAAGTGGGATCGAATTAAAAGATTTTCCCGGTGGGCAATATGCAGTAATGCGACAAAAAATCACCGAGCCAAGCCAATACGCTAAAGCGTGGGATGACCTGATGAGTAAGGTCATAGAGTCCGGTATCGAAACCGAAGACCGTCCTTGCTTTGAGCTCTACCACAGCTACGATCCACAAACTCAGTATTCAGACGTCAGCTTCTGCACCGCAATTAAATAACAAAACAAAATTCAGTAACAAAGCCTACCTCGCGTAGGCTTTCGTCTCTTTAGGTCGCTTTCAAAGTAGCGCTACAGGTTATTAAAGCCTTTTGTTCCACTTCCCTTGATGGTCACGGTCGCAATTTTCTTGTGTATCGAAGCTAACGTGCTTATAGATATTCTTCAGTTGAATTCCAACCTGATTGAACGCTTGTTGGATAGCCCCAGAGACGCACTGTTGACCTTCGCCATTTAAGAAGTTCGTTCTATCCTGATTGGTATCGAATACGCAGACAATTTTCAAACTTTGCGGGAATGAAGAGAAGTTGACCGAGTGAGTCACCCACAGAAAACCATCGAAGCCTTTCAGCGTGTCTTCACAAACGTCAGTTAACACGTCTCTGATTTGATTCTCGATTTTCTTATCTGATTTACGCATGCGGTAAAGGTCCTATTTAACACCTTAAAAAATAAGGTTTTTCGGTCAGTTTCGTATTACCTGATATTGGACACTGTGGCAGTTTCAAATGCAAAGTATTTATTGGGAAGAGGCGAGTAGAATATAGAGAAGAAGCCTCATGCTTGATCACTGACGAAGCAATCAAGCATGAGGCGGATATAGGATTTACGAAGATGTTAGCTCGCCGCTTGTTCCCAATCAGTCAGTAACTTCATGATCACGCGAGAGTCTTGATGAGTCGCCATCGGCGCAGCAAGTTGTGTGTCACCTTGCTCAACCGCTTGGCGGATATTACGCACTTGATAATGGAAGCCATCGCCTTGCGCTTCGACTTTCACTTCGCGTGTCGACGTCTCATAGATCTCAACCGTGAATGTGTTGTCTTCAGTCGGTAGCCATGGGTTGGTATCGAGCGTGATGCAGCCTTTGCTACCTAGGATCGTAAAACCATGCTTTAAGCCGTGATCTTCAGCAGTGTGGATTTGCGCAGTAAAACGGTCGTTGAAACGCATCATCGCCGACGATTCACAGATATTGCCATCTTGGCCACGTCGGCCGATTGCCGAGATCTGCACATCATCGAACACACTCTCGCCAAATTGCTGCTGCGCAACAGAATGAATCAGCGACATTGGATAACAACCCAGGTTGTACAAGGCGCCTTTGCTCGCAGGGTTAACGAACTGATCAATCGCCGCAACGTAGGAACCTTGGATTGAGCGCACTTCGCCAATCTCACCGGTTGCCAACTCTTGATGAAGCTTAGCGATAAGCGGGTGATTTAGATACATCAAACCTTCTGCGAAGAACACGCCAGATGCTTTCACCGCTTGTAGAGCTTGCTCGGTTTTTTCCATATCAACCGACAGAGACTTCTCACACAAGATCGCTTTGCCTTTTTGAGCCGCTTTAATCACATACTCATGATGAACATGGTTTGGCAGAGCAATGTAGATGATGTCGACTGACTCATCTTCAATCAAGGCGTCATAGCTGTTGAAGGTTCGTGTTGGTTGGTATTGGGCAGCAAACTCGTTAAGTGTTTTTTCAGTACGACCAGCAACGGCATACAGCTCGCTTTGAGCATCGCCTTTGATCGCATCCGCCATTACGCCTGAGATAAAGCTAGTTCCTAGGATTCCCCATTTCATGTCTTAGATCTCCTGCTCTTGTGCTTTGATAGGTCCACGTTGCGTTTCGAATGCTTGAACCAACTCGGTAATGTCACGCTCAATAAACGCTTTGGTATGAGGCATCACAAAGTGCTGATTGATCGCCTCGCGGTTTGCGTATTGCTCTAGCAAGATCACGCGATCACTTTGACTTTGATCATAGGTTGCAATCGCTTGCAGGCAGCCCGGCTCGCTTTGCATGTCTAAACAAAACTGTTCGATGGCTTCGATCGCAGCAGCTCGCTCTATGTTAGTTTTGATCTTCAGTTCGGCAGTGACAAAGATGGTTTCGTTCATTTGAGGCATTTCACGCTCTTATTTTAGTTAATTATCGGTTTGCCATTAATATAATTAACCCCTAATAATTGATAAACTCACGTTTTGTTTATTGTTTATCAACCAAGAGTGTTTAATGGATAAGTTAACCAGCATGAAAGTCTTCGTCTACGTGGTGGAACAAGGCAGCTTTCGTAGCGCCGCCAACCACTTCAACCTGTCGGCGACCATGATCAGTAAGCATGTCCATTCCTTAGAAACCAGTCTGAACTCTCAGCTGATCCACCGCACCACGCGTAAGCAATCGTTAACCGACTCAGGGCAGCTTTACTATCGTGAGTGTAAGCGAATTCTCGAAGACATCAGCAATGCAGAGAACCTGATTCAGACCTTGGAAAATCAACCGCAAGGCACGGTAAAAATTAACTGCCCAGTTACCTATGGAAACAAGGTGCTCGCCCCTATCGTGGCCAAATTTCTCGCACATCACCCAACCATTAACGTTGAGCTGATGTTGAATAATGACCTTGTCGACCCTTATTCATCCGACATTGACCTGATTGTGCGAATTGGCGACCTGTCCGATTCAAGTTTAGTCGCCAGATACTTAGGGGATTATGAGATGTGTTACTGCGCGGCTCCTGAGTACCTTAACCAACATGCTGAAATCAGAGTATTAGAAGACTTGGCGCAGCACCCGTCGCTTGGGTTCAGTTACAGCAGCCAAGCTCCTCACGCCACACCGAATAAAGAGCGTGTGCGCTTGATGTCGAATAATGGTGATGTGTTGCGATATGCAGCCCTTCAAGGCGTAGGCGTGTTATTGCAACCGACTATCTTGGTCGCAGAAGAGATTAAACGTAGCGCGCTATTGGAGATCTTGCCCGGCATGGCGCCGTTACCCAAGCCGATTCACTTGCTCTACAAAACTAAGCAACTCTCTTTAAAGAACCGAACTTTTGTCGAGTTTTTATTAGCCGCTCTTTCTGAGTAACTAAGCGCTTTCTAAACAACAAAGACCGCTAGGCTGTTTGCCAATGACTCATCAAGCGTTTGCCAAGATCAGAAGGTGTGGTGTTATGGACGGTCATCTCATCACATTGGTTGAACACCATGAAGTGTTTAAGTTCTTCGCACAAAGCGTGAATCAATGACTCATGACTTTTAACTTTGTCTTCAACAACCAAGTTACGAATATTGAGTAAACGGGTCTTCCTATCGACCTTACAATCCATTCGCGCCACCAGCTTACCTTGCCACAGAATCGGCAAACTAAAGTAACCAAACTGACGCTTGGCCTCTGGAACATAGCATTCAAGGAGGTAGTCAAAGTTGAACAATGATTGCATTCGCTTTCGTTGAATCAGCAGGTTATCAAACGGAGACAGTATCTTAAGCTTGGTTCTGGAAAGAGGTTGATTCAGCAGTTCAAAAGCACCTGGCAGGACATAGTAATCAGAGCCTTGAATATCTACTTTCAGAACCTGCTTATCTTCAAGCATCTGTTGGAGTGCTCTCTGAATCAAAGGCTTTGTGTTCTTGAGTAGGTAGCTCATTTCCGACGCTATTCCAACTCCGTTAGCCTCTAAATAACGTGTTATCAGATGCTCGATGTACTCTTGTTCTGTCGGCTCAGAGGTATCAATTCCACTCGGTAGAACTCGCTCGGTTAGGTCATACACCTTATGAAAGTTCACTCGGCTCGGCACCATTAAGTCACCTTGCATAAACAAAGTTTCTAGCGCCTGTTTGGCAGGTTTACCGCCCCATCCGCCGGGGTTTGGTCTATCCCCTTCAAAGTCTTTCGCCATCAACGGCCCTTCATTCTCAATACGTTTGAGAACATGAGCCATCAATGCATCATCCTTTTTATACCAATGCTTGAGCTTGCCGCTCGCAAACCCATTCTTTCGATGTAGGCTGAAGCGGTAATCTCGAATGGGTAAATACGCGGCGGCATGCGACCAATACTCAAACACTTCTCGACGCTCTAACAGCTTATCAAGATGGTTCAGTTGGTAGTCTTGATTTCGATTCCACAACGTATGATGGTGGGCTCGCTGAATCACGGAAATGGTATCAATTTGCACATAGCCAAGGTTTTCAATCGCAGACAGCGTATTCGCCAAGGCGCCGCCATTACGTTGCTTTTTAGGCGGTAACTTTTGCGAAAGCAGTACAATTTTTTGCGCTTGAGCGAGTGAAAGTGATTCCATGAAATTCAGACTCTAATTGATACCAATGACTGGCTTATGATTCAGCAATAAGCTCTTGAAGGATTTGCTTATACGTTTCTACCGTCTGCGCGCCTGTCACTGCACTCTTGCGGTTGAATACCACGGTAGGAACCGCTGAGATGCCCATGCGTTGCCATTCAAACTCTTGCGCTTCAATTTGCTTTAAGTTGTCGATGTTCTTCAAGCGTTTCAGCGCTTTCGTTGAATCTAAGCCAACCGCTTCAAGTTCTTGTGCAATGACTTCAAGGTCAGACAGGTCTTTTTGCTCTGTGAAGTGAGCGGTAAAGAAGCGTAGCTTTAACTCAGTCTGTTTACCGTGCGCTAGTGCAAAATCGAGCAGCACATGCAGATGACGGGAATTAACCATTCTCATGCTGTCATAGAAATTGAAATCGAAACCAACCGCTTGGCCACGCACCGCAAGCTGTTCGCGTGAACTTTGACTCTCTCCTGCGCTAGAGCCGTATTTTCTCATGATGTGGTCACGCAGGTTTTCGCCCTCTTGCGGCATATCAGGATTGAGCTCAAACGGCTGCCATTCAAGTTCAATTTGCTCTGCTAAGCCAAGCTCAACAATAGCTTGCTCTAAGTTTTTGTAACCGACCACGCACCACGGG comes from the Vibrio splendidus genome and includes:
- a CDS encoding winged helix-turn-helix domain-containing protein; the encoded protein is MESLSLAQAQKIVLLSQKLPPKKQRNGGALANTLSAIENLGYVQIDTISVIQRAHHHTLWNRNQDYQLNHLDKLLERREVFEYWSHAAAYLPIRDYRFSLHRKNGFASGKLKHWYKKDDALMAHVLKRIENEGPLMAKDFEGDRPNPGGWGGKPAKQALETLFMQGDLMVPSRVNFHKVYDLTERVLPSGIDTSEPTEQEYIEHLITRYLEANGVGIASEMSYLLKNTKPLIQRALQQMLEDKQVLKVDIQGSDYYVLPGAFELLNQPLSRTKLKILSPFDNLLIQRKRMQSLFNFDYLLECYVPEAKRQFGYFSLPILWQGKLVARMDCKVDRKTRLLNIRNLVVEDKVKSHESLIHALCEELKHFMVFNQCDEMTVHNTTPSDLGKRLMSHWQTA
- a CDS encoding AraC family transcriptional regulator, coding for MKVDYHKRLIPVIRYLEKRFNEPLNLPEVAALANFSPYHFHRTFKAVQGETLADFIRRLRLEAAANDLFKSKQPIINVALDYGFSSSQSFAKAFKQHFGVTPSAFRDCEDYQAFSELTRNSKIGHSLRKNGNDATDGNSYTNSELSTWSMTMKTQQFEASKLAYVRVTGPYGQGYEEPSGRLYQWAEMKGLASNSCIFIYHDNPEITPTDKCRTDICLMVSDDTEVPSGIELKDFPGGQYAVMRQKITEPSQYAKAWDDLMSKVIESGIETEDRPCFELYHSYDPQTQYSDVSFCTAIK
- a CDS encoding putative quinol monooxygenase, with translation MPQMNETIFVTAELKIKTNIERAAAIEAIEQFCLDMQSEPGCLQAIATYDQSQSDRVILLEQYANREAINQHFVMPHTKAFIERDITELVQAFETQRGPIKAQEQEI
- a CDS encoding LysR substrate-binding domain-containing protein, with the protein product MDKLTSMKVFVYVVEQGSFRSAANHFNLSATMISKHVHSLETSLNSQLIHRTTRKQSLTDSGQLYYRECKRILEDISNAENLIQTLENQPQGTVKINCPVTYGNKVLAPIVAKFLAHHPTINVELMLNNDLVDPYSSDIDLIVRIGDLSDSSLVARYLGDYEMCYCAAPEYLNQHAEIRVLEDLAQHPSLGFSYSSQAPHATPNKERVRLMSNNGDVLRYAALQGVGVLLQPTILVAEEIKRSALLEILPGMAPLPKPIHLLYKTKQLSLKNRTFVEFLLAALSE
- a CDS encoding DeoR/GlpR family DNA-binding transcription regulator; its protein translation is MIPAERQRTILSLLSHQEVISISELVEQLDVSHMTIRRDIVKLEASGKVVSVSGGVQLAQALHRELSHDAKVEQQANEKVQIGKLAAQLIEKDATVYLDAGTTSLEIAHQLATREDLLIITNDFSIAAYLMNHSPCEIYHTGGKVDRENQSSIGGKVAEFLAGINIDIAFISSSSWSLKGLSTPNENKVLVKKAIVKSAQTNYLISDSTKYGRVASFHALDMESLDGVITDTNLPSSVIEELNDKGIEVINAPA
- a CDS encoding Gfo/Idh/MocA family protein, which translates into the protein MKWGILGTSFISGVMADAIKGDAQSELYAVAGRTEKTLNEFAAQYQPTRTFNSYDALIEDESVDIIYIALPNHVHHEYVIKAAQKGKAILCEKSLSVDMEKTEQALQAVKASGVFFAEGLMYLNHPLIAKLHQELATGEIGEVRSIQGSYVAAIDQFVNPASKGALYNLGCYPMSLIHSVAQQQFGESVFDDVQISAIGRRGQDGNICESSAMMRFNDRFTAQIHTAEDHGLKHGFTILGSKGCITLDTNPWLPTEDNTFTVEIYETSTREVKVEAQGDGFHYQVRNIRQAVEQGDTQLAAPMATHQDSRVIMKLLTDWEQAAS
- a CDS encoding DsbA family oxidoreductase, which codes for MSKKLQLDIISDVMCPWCVVGYKNLEQAIVELGLAEQIELEWQPFELNPDMPQEGENLRDHIMRKYGSSAGESQSSREQLAVRGQAVGFDFNFYDSMRMVNSRHLHVLLDFALAHGKQTELKLRFFTAHFTEQKDLSDLEVIAQELEAVGLDSTKALKRLKNIDNLKQIEAQEFEWQRMGISAVPTVVFNRKSAVTGAQTVETYKQILQELIAES